In a single window of the Coffea eugenioides isolate CCC68of chromosome 3, Ceug_1.0, whole genome shotgun sequence genome:
- the LOC113767040 gene encoding uncharacterized protein LOC113767040: MAAAKSGIGSGQKDEPIIPMASTVNPNDDVVIQKAKFAVDSYNGQAGTGLKFNSVEFGFCWSVSDVTDYLLAINTHDDKGPYCDPALVSDTLKSNAHTYELIWYNHKKK, from the exons ATGGCCGCAGCCAAATCTGGTATTGGCAGTGGACAG AAAGACGAACCTATTATTCCTATGGCGTCAACCGTCAATCCGAACGACGATGTGGTGATTCAGAAGGCAAAATTTGCAGTTGATAGTTACAATGGGCAGGCGGGGACCGGTCTGAAATTCAACAGTGTGGAATTCGGTTTCTGCTGGAGCGTTTCTGATGTCACTGACTACCTGCTTGCCATTAATACTCATGATGATAAGGGCCCATATTGCGACCCAGCATTGGTTTCTGATACACTGAAGAGCAATGCTCACACTTATGAGCTCATCTGGTACAATCATAAGAAAAAGTAA